GTAATGACCCACGGAGTATAGCCCGGTGTATAAAATTTCGTGGGCGGAGCATAGCGTTCATAAGTTTCTCCCGATTTTACCAGGATATTCTGGCCTTGATCCATCATGTAGCGGTTGCCATCTATTGCTTGTCCAAAGAAAATCAGACTGTTCGGCGACTTGCCATTTGTGCCCGACGAAGTATAACCAGTCCACTTTTTCAAGTCACGCGATTCGTAATAGCCAGCGTCTATGGTGTGAACGAACAGTCGATCCGCTGCTTTGTAAAACCTATTTCTGAACATCGCCGTAAATCCGGGATTCTGCAAACTGGGCGAAATAGTACCCAGATATTCGAATCTCTGATCCTGAAACCCTGTATTTAACTGCGATACCGACCATTCAGTAAAAGTTTTTGGCGCCCATTTCAACCTGGAACGCACATAGTAGGAAGTATTTTCTTCCAAAAGTGGCCTGTAAAGCATTTTGCTGGTAAACCAACTATTCAGCGTATTTGAAACAACGGAATCACGGACGACGATATTTCTGAATTGATCGTCCGTCGCGATTTCGAGGTAACCAAAAAGCGGATCCGCATGCAGCGTGCCTTTTGACAATATTGTGGTCAACACAGGCCGGCTGGAAACCTTTGAAACCTGATTAGCCGAACTTAGTGCATGCGTCCAGACTTGTGTGAGATTAAATCTGGTCGACCATTTACTCCAGACATCATTCTTTCTGACACGTAAGCGAACGGAATAGGGCTTGTACCATTCATATTCATGCAAAAATGAAAACGACTGCTGCGTGCCCTGACGCGTTTCAAATGTGCGGCTATAAGCCTGATTTGCATTCACATCATTAAGCTCAATTTCGTAATCGTTGATACCAGCGGATGTGTAGAAGAAGCCGGTCATATTTTTTTCACTGACGATCCTGACGTTGAACAGGAGCGGAGGGAGGCTGTTCTCTGAAAACGGCGCGATCGTAAAGCGAACATTTTGCGACCACGCATCTGCCTTGATGTCATTTTCCGGGCGATACCTCGCAAAATAACTCCCTTGACTCTGACCGCGCGACTGAAAATGGGCCTGTCTGACCAAGGTATCTTCCACGATCTGATTAAAGGCTTCATCTTTTGCGATCTGGACCCGGTAACGGTCGGCCCGCAATGCCGCTTTCCATTCGAAAGATGGCGTGGTAGCGGTTGCATTGGCGTCCGGATCGCGGAGTGTCAGTTCGGTTGGCGCACTGGGTTGCTCGGTAAACGCGCCTAGCTGAAACGTCTGGTCAACTTTACCCTCCGCATAATCGCGCATTAAATTTCTGCATAGTGGGTGAAAGCTCAATACATTCCTGCAGTAGGACATAATTGATCCGTTTACATACTCTGGATACCCGTCCTCACACTCGGATGTAGATCCCTCCACATTGGTGCAGCGGTCAATAGGGCCACCGGGCCAGGAACAACTGTGGGTATGGGGGGAGCCCAGGGTGTGCCCGAGTTCGTGAGAAAGCAGGTCTACGTCAATGTAAGAATTATCAGGAACCGGAAAGTTGGATGTACACATGCGGTATCCGCCATAAAACCAGCCGCCACGGCAGGAAAACCCTACTACGGCATCGCGCTCTTCGAACCGGTTGGCTGTCCAGTAGCTCTGCACATGATAAAAATAGTCGAAATCATTAGTAAACTCGTAGGGCTCCGGCTTGTCCCAAATTTGTATGTAAGTGATCGTAAGCTTTACATTAATCTCCCGCTCGAAGATATCTGAAGCTGCTTGTATGAAGCGGTGGGCTTCCTTCGTCAGCCGGTCTTTATCCCCGTTATAAATCTGATAAGTAGCATAATTGATATCGATACCGAGGCGGTATTCCAGTCTTTCACCGGCCGAGGTCCTTGCACGGGTGAGATCTTTAAGCTTCGCATACTTAGTGAGGTAGACGCCAGCGAGGGAATCATTGGTCGCACAGGAAGGCGGATTCGGCTGTGAAACAGCGACTTTGGAAACTAGAATGAACAGAAAAGCCAGAAGTAATCTACTGGTAGAAGATGCATTCATAAATGGATTGACGAACGAAAGGAAACGGGTGAGTTATAATAATGTCCAAGATAGGACAATAACTGTGATTGAATCGTTGCCTCATTTTAATTTGAATATTAAAAAATTTTAATGGTACTGAGCCAATAATTGATGCAATAATTCAAACGTTTGTTTGATTTTTTCAAACGATCGTTTGAATTTTGACTTTTAATCAGTTTATTTTGTCTTGCCATTCAGCAAAAGTAAAACATAACAAGTTGCTGATGAGATAGATAAATGGAATACAACGCAAAACAAGTACAGATTATAGAGGTGGCCGAACGACTTTTTGCAAAGAAGGGTTTCGCCGGGACCTCCGTACGTGACATTGCCCAGGAAGCGGACGTGAACGTGTCGATGATCTCCTATTATTTCGGGTCAAAGGAAAAACTGATCGAGGCACTGTTCCAGCTGAGAATGGCAGAGTCCAGAAGCCGGCTTGAAATGCTGCTCACCGACGGAGAACTGAGTCCAATGCAAAAGATCAATATGCTGATTGATAGTGTAATAGATCGATTGATGGGGAATCAGTGCTTTCATAATATCATGATGCGGGAAGCACTTACTTCCGAGCGAAATGCTGCGATTTCTGAACATATCATGAATCTGAAACTAAGTAATGTAGCGCTCATGCAGCGACTCATTCAGGAAGGCCAGGAGGCTGGTGTCTTCCGCGATGACATTGATATGAGCCTGATGAGCACCACACTTTACGGGACAGTCAATTACGCTATTGCTACCCAGGACTTTTACAAGAAAATCAACAACCTGGAATCGATGAACCAGGAGGAATTTCAGAAATACCTGAAACGCAAACTAAGCCAGCATTTAAAAAGCTTATTTAAATCGACAGTAACAAATGAACACCACAATCATAATTAGGCGGTTGGTTTGTGTCGCGGGCGGAATATTCCTGCTCGCAATTCATATCCAATCGATTGCTCAGAGCGCACGCACGATTACCCTCGAAGAGGCAATTGAAATGAGCCTGGAGAGCAGCAAGCAGCTCAAATTGAGCCAGACAAATGTAGACCTGGCAGGCTTGAACATCCGTCAGATTAAAGAGAACCAGCTCCCCAGTCTGAGCATTTCGGGTTCATACCTGCGTGTTAATACACCTGATATTAATTTGAAAATAAAGCCGGGCGGAAACGACAGCACTTCTTCGGGCGCAGCCCCGAACGTGCACCAGGCGATGTACGGAATGGCGAGTGCGTCCGTGCCAATCTTTTCCGGTTTCAGATTTAAATATGGGCTGCAATCCGCGCATTACCTGGAAGAAGCTGCGAAACTGGATGCTGAAAATGACCGGGATGCGGTGGTTCAGAATACAATTGCTGCTTACAGTAATCTGTATAAAGCGAAAAAATCACTCGATCTGGTTGCGGAAAACCTGTTGCGTGAACGCCAGCGCGTGGAAGAATTTACCAACCGTGAAAGGAATGGTATGCTGGCAAGAAACGATCTGATGAAAGCAAAGTTGCAGGAATCCAACGTAGAGCTGGCTTTGCTCGATGCGGAAAACGACCTGAAAGTTACCACCATCAATATGGACCTGCTGCTGGGTTTACCGGAAAATACCCCGCTGCTTGCCGATTCAGCCAGTTTCATGGTATTTAAAGAAGAGGGGAATGCAGGCGACTGGGAACAAACTGCATTGACAAACAGAAAGGATGTTGCAGCAAACGGTATCCGCCAGAAAGCTGCCCATATCGACATCAAAGGTGCCAAATCAGATTTTTACCCGAGTATAGCCCTCACAGCTGGTTATGTGGCGCTGAATATTCCCGGTGTAGCAGTGATTCCAAATGCAGTTAATGCGGGAATTGGTATCAGATATGACGTAGCATCACTCTGGAAATCAGGCTCGAAAATTGCCAAGGCACGGACTCACGCTTACCAACTGAAAACCAATGAAGAAATCCTGGTCGACCGGATCCATCTCGAAGTTAATACTGCTTACTATAATTATGTTTTGAGCAAAAGGAAAATAGATGTGTATGCCAAAGCAGTAGAGCAAGCAAACGAAAACTATCGCATCACGAAAAATAAATTCGATAACAGCCTCGTAACCACCACCGAACTCCTCGATGCAGATGTAGCCCAGGTTCAATCCAAAATCAACTACGAAGCCGCAAAAGCTGACGCAATTGTAGCTTTCAAGCGATTGGAACAAACTGCGGGGGTAATACGGTAGGAGGGAGAGGAGGGAGAGGGAGGAGAGGGAGGAAGGAGGAAAGGACGAAGGGGAGGTTTTTTTAGTTCTTTAATATGATGCGAAGCAACTCTTCCTCCGTTCGTCCTTTCCTCCTTCCTCCCAAAAATTCATTCAATCATTCAGTCATTCACTAATTCAGTCATTCAAAAAATATGGAAACCGTACCTGAGAAGAAAAACAATAGGTTTATAATCATCCTGGCCGTGTTGATCATTGCCGGCGGGACCTGGGGATTTACGAAATATAACCACGGACTGCACCATGAAGAAACAGACGATGCGCAGGTAGACGCTAACATCAGCCCTGTAATTCCGAGAATCTCGGGTTATGTTACAGAGATCAAAGTGAAAGATAACCAGGAAGTTAAGAAAGGGGATACGCTTATTGTGCTGGATAACCGCGATCAGCTGATCAGGTTGGAGCAGGCAAAAGCTGCACTGGCAGGATCTGAGGGAAGTTTGGTGGTAGCAAATGCGACAACCAGTGCCTCGCAGGCAAGCGGTATTACTTATGAGGCGAATGTGTCTATTGTGGAAGCGCAGATCGAGGAAGCGAAAGTCAATGTATGGAGGGCAAATCAGGATTTCGCCAGATATGAAAACCTGATCAAGGATCATTCGATCACGCAGCAGGAATTCGAACAGGCTTCTGCTACCAAACAAAGGGCGGAACGCCAGCTGGCTGTATTGGTGGCCCAAAAGAATGCTGCGGAACGTCAGGCCAGGGCAGCAGGAAAGCAAACAAGCGCAACTTCGCGCCAGACTACGGTTGCAAATGCCAATATAAAAGCCCGCCAGGCAGAAATCGCGAACGCGGAACTGAACTTGTCATACACCGTCATCACGGCGCCCACCGACGGTCGTGTTTCCAAAGTGAATGCACAGCCTGGTCAGTTTTTGCAGGCAGGACAATCTCTTTTCAGCATTATATCAGCCACAGAACCGTGGGTAGTAGCGAATTTCAAAGAAACGCAGCTTACTAAAATGAAGCTTGGGCAGAAAGTATTAATCCACGTCGACGCCTATCCTGAGCATCAATTTGAAGCGAAAGTTGCTTCATTCTCTCCTGCAACAGGCGCCCGTTTCGCATTGCTTCCTCCTGACAATGCGAGTGGTAACTTCGTAAAAGTAGTTCAGCGACTGCCGGTTAGGATTGAATTTACAAAGGCCGATGATGCGCTTATCGCACAATTGCGTCCGGGCATGAACGTGCTCGTGGACGTGGAGCTGAACTAGATATTGAGTTTGTAATCTTGAAAACAAATCAGGATGGAATTACAGGAATCACTCGTAGAATACGGGTATAGAAGGATCATTATCACGATTACCGCCGTGCTTTGCGCGTTGCTGGAAATCGTGGATACGACGATCGTCAACGTTGCCCTGAACGATATGCGGGGGAACCTGGGCGGCACATTATCGGAAGTGAGCTGGGTAATTACGGCATATGCGATCGGTAATGTGATCATTGTGCCGATGACGAGCTGGCTATCTCAGCAATTCGGAAGGAGGAATTATTTTGCGGCTTCCATTATCATATTTACCGTCGCGTCATTTCTCTGTGGTAATGCTAATAATATCTGGGAACTGGTATTTTTCCGGTTGATCCAGGGATTCGGCGGCGGGGCTTTGCTGGTCACCGCGCAAACTCTGATCACCGAAAGTTACCCGCCCGAGAAACGCGGAATTGCGCAGGCGATCTACGGATTAGGCGTCATTGTAGGGCCGACATTAGGCCCTCCGCTGGGCGGCTATATTGTCGACAATTACAGCTGGCCTTACATTTTTTATATTAATATCCCACTCGGAATCATTGCAGCCATGCTGACGCTGCAATTCGTAAGAAGCCCCAGGTTTTCTGAGAAAAAAAGCAGCAGTGAAATTGACTGGTGGGGTATTGTGTTCCTTGCGGTCGCAGTGGGTTCTTTGCAATATGTTTTGGAAAAAGGACAGGAAGAAGATTGGTTTAATGATGAGATCATTACCATCCTGTCGATCACCACTGTTTTCTCCTTCTTCTTTTTCATCTGGCGGGAGCTTACCTATAAAAACCCGATTGTTAACCTGCGGGTTTTATCGAACGGAAACCTGCGCGTCGGGACGATACTGTCATTTATCTTGGGTTTCGGTTTGTACGGTTCGACATTCATTATCCCGCTCTACACGCAGGCTACGTTAGGCTGGACAGCGACACAATCGGGGATGCTGATGGTACCCGCCGCGATCGTCACCGCAATGATGATGCCGATCGTAGGCCAGCTTTTGCAGCGAGGCGTAAAGCAGCAATACCTTGTGGCAATCGGCATGGTATTCTTTTTCATTTACAGTTACTGGGGCTACCTGGTACTGACGCCTGATACGGGCAGTGACGCTTTTTTTAATATGCTGATCGTGCGCGGAATAGGACTGGGGCTGTTGTTTGTACCGATTACAACTTTGGCATTATCGACTTTAAAAGGCCGTGAAATTGGGGAAGGAGCGGCATTTACCGGGATGATGCGTCAGCTGGGCGGATCATTCGGGGTTGCCGTGATCACCACGTTCATCGCCCGCCAGAACATGCTCCACCGGAATGATCTGGTAAGTAAACTGGATATTAACAATCCGGCAGTACAGCAGCGCGTCGAAGGTTTGCAGCATTCATTTATGGCAAAGGGGCTTTCCTCCGATGTTGCTCTGAAAAGCGGCTATAAGCTCCTTGATTTTACGGTTTCGAAACAGGCGCAGGTAATGTCTTATATGGACGTTTTTCTATACCTGGGCGTTTTGTTCCTTATTTGTGTACCGTTTGTACTTTGGACCAAAAGCGGCAAAGGCAAGGTAGACACCTCGGCAGTGCATTAATTTTTAAGTGTAGTAGTGTTGTGAAAGAAGCTTTCCGTGTTTGGGAAGTTTCTTTTTTTGGGGGGAAGGGGAGGATGGAGGGAAGGGAGGAAGGAGGAAGGGCTTTGGAGTCATTGAATGCGGTGTCTAAGTAATTCGTTTGAAGGAAACAAATTTTACATCTTAATGCATATAGTTTTTCATAGGCAATTAGCCCAAAAAATCACCTTCCTCCCTTTCCTCCTTCCTCCATCCTCCCTACTTTTACCCTCTTTACCAAAATAACCCGTGCACCAGAATTATCATTTTTTAAAACAACTCGCTCCGGCTTTACATGACCGATTAGCCGGGAAATACTTTATCGAGGCATTCAGTCAGGAGAAGGACGAGATCATCCTGGTCTTTGCGGACAGGGCGGGAGAAGATGAGTTGATCAATCCGTTTTTTATTAAAGCGACGCTTACTTCCCGGTTTGCCTGTTTGAGCTTCCCGGATAAGTTTGACCGGGCGCGCAGGAATAGTGTTAACCTGTTCAGTGATTTTGAGAATAAACCGGTCGCTTTGGTGAGGGTCTTTACAAACGAGCGGGCTATCAAAATTCAGTTTTCTGATGACAGTGCATTGGTTTTAAAGTTGTTCGGCAACAGGTCGAATTTGCTTTCTTTTGATTCCGAAGGAAATGTTGTTCAGGTCTTTAACAATAAATTAGTCCCAGATAAGTCCTTGTCCCTCGCGTCGTTTGATCGTGAAATCAACCAGTCGTTTGATGCTTATATTCAAAATAACCTCGACCATAAAGCCCTTTTTCCCACTTTCGGCAAACAGGTTAATGCTTATCTGGAACAGAAATTAGCGGGCAAGAAGGATGCCGGGGAGCGTTGGAGTGTGATCCGGGAGGTTATGCAACAGCTGGATGCATCGGAGTTTTTTCTGGTAAAAACCGATGGGGAGCCGGCGCTGACATTATTTGAAACCGGCGAGCTGATACAAAAGTTTACAGACCCGATCGAGGCGCTCAATGCATTTTACATTACCTATATCCGCCTCAGCGGACTCGACCGCGAAAAGGCGGAGTGGTTGAGGATACTTCGAAAACGCATTCAGCAAACAGATAACTATCTCGAAAACACGTTTGCAAAACTGGTAGAGCTGGAAAATGCCGTCCGCAACGACGAGATCGGGAATATTATCATGGCCAATATGCATAGCATCCCCGAGCGGTCGGAACAGGTTGAGCTTTTTGACTTTTACCGGGATGCGCCGATCCGCATTAAGCTGAAAAAGGAACTTTCGGCACAAAAGAATGCGGAGAATTATTACCGTAAGTCGAAAAACGAGAAGATTGAGATTGCGCGCTTGAACGACAGTCTGGCTTTTCGGGAGAAAGAGCGGGCAGAACTGGCGGAACATATCGAAAACATTAGTCAGATCGCTGCCTTACGGGAGTTACGAAGCTATTTGAAAACACACCTTCTGGACGGAAAAAAGGCGGAGACACCTGTAAATGATCTGTTCAAACGGGTGGACTTCCTTGGCTATGTGATCCTGATTGGCAGAAATGCAAAGAATAATGATATTTTGACCAAACAATTTGCCGGAAAAGAAGATCTCTGGCTGCATGCAAAAGATGTAACCGGCTCGCACGTGGTAGTCAAAAATCAGGCTGGAAAACCGTTTCCCGCACCCGTTATCGAGCGCGCCGCCGAGCTGGCCGCCTTCTATTCCAAACGAAAAAATGACTCGCTTTGCCCCGTTATTTATACCCCTAAAAAATTTGTACGAAAACCGAAAGGGCTTCCGGACGGCGCAGTGGTAATTGATAAAGAATCAGTGGTAATGGTAGTAGCAAAAGGGGAATAAACAGCCTTGGATATATCTAATGATATGACGAACTTCGTATGAAAATACAAAACCGGAATTTATAGTGCAGAATGCTTGAAAATCGTCGCTTCGTTATTATTGGATTTTTCTCATTAGTAGGTTTAATATACTTATTGCGGCTCTTCTACTTACAGGTTCTTGACGAGACCTATTCCATCGAGTCGTCGAGCAATTCCATCAAACGTGTTATCGAGATACCTTTCCGCGGCCAGATCTATGACCGCAACGGAAAACTGATTGTTTATAATACCCCCGTTTACGACCTGTTGGTTACGCCTCACAAAGCCAGGGTCGACGATACGTTGCGTTTCTGTCAGGTTTTGGGGATTGAAAGGAGGGATTTCGATAGTTTAATGGCTGCGGCCAGTGCATATAGCCGGTATAAGCCCTCGCTTTTTTTACGACAACTGTCAAAAGAAGATTTTGCGTCTATACAGGACGTGATGGTCGATTATTCGGGTTTCGAATTTGCCAAAAGTTCATTGCGCACCTACACGGCACCTACACTGGCCAATACCCTGGGATATGTGAGCGAGATCACCAGATCGCAGCTTGAAAAGCAGGAAGAGCCCTATTACCGCCAAAGCGATTACATTGGTCAGAGTGGTATTGAGAAAATATACGAAAATGAACTGCGCGGGAAGCGGGGCACCAAGTTTGTCATGCAGAATGTCAGCGGGGTTTATAAAGGGCCCTGGAAAAACGGTGAGCTGGATACGATGGCAGTGGCCGGCGAAAATCTTTACACCGGAATAGATCTGGCAGTACAGCAATATGCAGATAGTCTGATGGTTAACAAAGTGGGAAGCGTGGTCGCGATCGAACCTAAGACGGGCAAGATCATCTCCATAGTTTCTGCGCCAACTTATGACCCTAATATCCTGGCGAGCAGGTATTTCTCCAAAAATTTCGCGGCACTTGTCAGAAATCCTTACAAACCGCTTTTCAACAGACCGGTCATGGCCAGTTACCGGCCAGGATCCACATTTAAGCTGATACAGGCACTGATTGGTTTGCAGGAGGGGGTTATTACGCCTGGAAGTGGATTCACGCATGCAAACTGTCCGATGGGCTGCCACGTTCATCCGGCTACCAGCACGGTTGCACTGGGGGTGATGCATTCCTGCAACCCGTATTTCTACAATGTTTTCCGCAGGCTTATTTATAAAAACAATATTAAGAATACGTTTAGGGCGTCCGCAGTCGGGCTGGACGAGTGGCACGACCGGATGAGCAAGTTTGGCATCGGCCAACGTCTGGGGATCGATCTTCCCAGCGAGTACAAGGGGAATTTGCCCGATAAAAAATACTATGACCGTTTTTATGGAGAGTATCGCTGGAAATTTTCCAATATCTATTCGCTGAGTATCGGAGAAGGGGAGTTGCTGATCACACCTTTAAAAATGGCAAACGTGGCGGCTATCATCGCGAACCGGGGCTACTACTATACGCCCCACGTGATCCACGGAATAGGAGACAAAAAGTTTGTCAAGCCTGAATACCTGGTGAGGCACGATAGCGGGGTAGACCCACATAATTTTGATCCGGTGATCGAGGGCATGATTGGTGCGGTGGAAGGAGGTACTGCGCGGAGATCGAAAGTGGAAGGGATCACGATTGCCGGGAAAACGGGTACGTCCCAGAATAAAAAAGGAGACGATAGTTCAATCTTTATTGCATTTGCGCCGGTAGAGGATCCAAAAATCGCCATAGCGGTATTTGTTGAATATGCAGGTGCAGGAGGTTCGGCCGCCGCGCCCATTGCCAACCTGGTAATCGAAAAGTACCTGACCGGAAAAGTGACCAACAAGGCGCTTGAAGAGCGAATGCTGAAAGCGGATTTTATGAGCAAAGTGATTCTGCCGGGACAGAAAAAACCAATTCCGGTCGATACTACCAAGAAAAAACCTGCAACTCCTGAAAAGCCTTCGGCCCAAAACAAGCCGGTCGCCGTCAATCCATAATATCAATTCAAGGATTTATAATTCCGAATATTTCAATGCCTGAAAATAAGCCTATTACGAAGAATGTAGACTGGATTGTGGTGCTGATCTACATTGCTTGCCTTGCTATTGGCTGGGTTAATATATATGCGGCCGTGTACAACCCGGAGGCGCAAACCAGCATGTTCGATTTTAATAACAATGCAGGGAAGCAGCTGATGTGGATTGGTACTGCGGCATTGCTGATCGTTTGTATCCTGGTGATCGATTACAAATTTTACGAAACATTCTCCTTCATTATTTACGCGGTGGTGATTGCATTGCTCGTAATAGTATTGTTTGCCGGCTCGAATATCAACGGATCGCGTTCCTGGATCAAGCTGGGGGCATTTTCATTGCAGCCCGCGGAATTCTCCAAACTGGCGATCAGTCTGGCGATCTCTAAATACCTGAGCGACCCGGCGATCAGTCTCACGCGAAAGCTCAAAGATTATTACCCGATCATGGGTATCATCGCATTACCTGCATTCCTAATTTTATTATCGAATGAAACGGGTTCGATGCTCGTCTTTGCGTCCTTCGCCGTGGTGCTATACCGGGAGGGGATGCCTGGTTTCATTCCTGCTATCGGCATGGTAATGGCCGCTTTGCTGATCATTACACTGCTTTTTGTCAAATGGTATATCGCCGGTGCGATCATCGTTATTGCAGGACTGGCGATCTGGATTATGCCGGTTATGACCCGCCGTCGGGGCGGTTTATGGGCGACGATCCTGATTTCGTTTGTGATGATCGGGATCGTTTTCGGGGTTGATTTTTTTATGAATAATGTATTGCAAAAACACCAGCGTGGCCGGATCATGGTACTCCTCGACCCGGATTCTGACCCGAGAGGTATTGGCTGGAACGTAATTCAATCCAAGATCGCGATCGGATCAGGTGGTTTTGCTGGAAAGGGTTTTTTGCAAGGTACCCAGACTAAATTTGACTTTGTCCCTGAGCAAAGTACCGACTTCATTTTCTGTACGGTAGGCGAGGAGCACGGGTTTATCGGTGCGGCAGTGGTAGTCTTTCTTTTTGTTTGTCTGATCTCAAGACTTGTCATTCTCGCAGAACGACAGCGAAGCCGCTTTGCGAGGGTTTACGGTTATTGTGTGGCGGGAATTCTCTTTTTCCACTTTATGATTAATGTCGGTATGACGATCGGTCTGATGCCGGTGATCGGGATTCCTTTGCCGTTTTTCAGCTACGGAGGTTCCTCACTCTGGTCCTTCTCGATTCTGCTGTTCATTTTCCTCAAAATCGATGCCCAGCGGCCGTTTACATTGTCCAGAGGTTAATGATCGAATGACTGAATGACTGAATGACCCAATGACCCAATTATTGAATGACCGAATGACCCAATGACCAAATAGCTTTTCATTCATTCATTCATTCATTCATTCACAATTTCCCAGCTGCCAGGATCAGCAATACCCAGCCGACAATCAAAGCCAGTCCGCCGATGGGTGCGGTGGCGCCAAACTTGGTAATGCCTGTGAAGCAGATCGCATAGAGGGATCCGGAAAATATGATCACACCGATCGCGAATGCATTACCTGACCAGCCGAGTAGTTTTACCGCATCTGCACCTGCGCGCTGCATTAATATACCTACGAGCACCATGGCCAGTGCGTGATAAAACTGGTATTTAACTGCTGTTTCAAATGTATCAGTCCGGCCGGAAGCTTCCAGCATTCCCTTCAAAGCGTGGGCGCCGAAAGCGCCGAGCGCTACTGCCAAAGCACCTAATATGCCGCCCGCCTGTATCATGAATTTCATAGAATTGTTCTTTTTAGTAAGCGGGTAAAGTTAGCCGCTGGCGAAAGGGCAACCAACGGTTTGTGCCAATTTTATTATATTGCGGCACAGGAGAGAGCGGACATTATTTTAACTCCGCCAGTCGCGCACAAGCTTACTCAAATGACGTTAGAACGCTTTATTCAACTCTGGACACACCGCTATCATAAATATTCCCACATTTTCGAAGCCCGTTTGCTAGGCTACCGGGCACGTTTACATTTTCAGGGCGTCAAGCGAAAATTAGAAAAAGGGCGGAAGCTGATCGCCATTGTCCGCACAGAACATTTCGGGGATATTATTGCTGCTGAGCCTATTTCTCGATATGTCAGGTCACTGCACCCGGATGCACATATTGTCTGGTTTGTCAAACCTGCATTTTATGAGCTGGTAGCATTTAATCCGGCGGTAGATGAAGTTTTCAAAGAGTTTTGCGTCACCCAGCGGCAGATTTTAATGGCGGGCAATGTATTCGATGAAGTGATAGAACTGCAATTCAGCAACAATAACCATTGCCCGAAATGCCAGGTCTTTATTGATAACCCCGTCGCAGTGCAGCGGGACATCACTATTTTCAATTATTTCGATTATGGTAACCTGCTGGAAGTTTTTGCACAAACAGGTAGCCTGATCCCGGCGAGAGCCAAGTTCCCTGCCGATGACCAGCCGAGATTGTATTTACAGGAAAGTCATCGCGCGAAAGTAGATCAGCTACAATTATCCGGGCGTTTTGTCGTACTGCATTGTCAGTCAAATTATAAGCCGAAAGACTGGCCCTCCGAAAGATGGGAAATGCTTGTAGCCTGGCTGGCAGCTAATTACGATTACCAGATTGTAGAGGTAGGAATGAAAAGCAGCCTGCAGGTGGACACAAAAGCTTACCACAATTTGTGCGGGCAGTTGTCGATCCTGGAAACTGCCGAGGTGATCCGCCGGGCGCAGTTTTTTATCGGACTGGACAGTGGCCCGTCGCATCTGGCCAATGCAACCGGCACTTTTGGGATGATACTGATGGGTGCATTGAATAATTTTTTGAATTACAATCCTTACTCAGGCAC
This Dyadobacter sp. UC 10 DNA region includes the following protein-coding sequences:
- a CDS encoding TolC family protein, whose product is MNTTIIIRRLVCVAGGIFLLAIHIQSIAQSARTITLEEAIEMSLESSKQLKLSQTNVDLAGLNIRQIKENQLPSLSISGSYLRVNTPDINLKIKPGGNDSTSSGAAPNVHQAMYGMASASVPIFSGFRFKYGLQSAHYLEEAAKLDAENDRDAVVQNTIAAYSNLYKAKKSLDLVAENLLRERQRVEEFTNRERNGMLARNDLMKAKLQESNVELALLDAENDLKVTTINMDLLLGLPENTPLLADSASFMVFKEEGNAGDWEQTALTNRKDVAANGIRQKAAHIDIKGAKSDFYPSIALTAGYVALNIPGVAVIPNAVNAGIGIRYDVASLWKSGSKIAKARTHAYQLKTNEEILVDRIHLEVNTAYYNYVLSKRKIDVYAKAVEQANENYRITKNKFDNSLVTTTELLDADVAQVQSKINYEAAKADAIVAFKRLEQTAGVIR
- a CDS encoding HlyD family secretion protein, with product METVPEKKNNRFIIILAVLIIAGGTWGFTKYNHGLHHEETDDAQVDANISPVIPRISGYVTEIKVKDNQEVKKGDTLIVLDNRDQLIRLEQAKAALAGSEGSLVVANATTSASQASGITYEANVSIVEAQIEEAKVNVWRANQDFARYENLIKDHSITQQEFEQASATKQRAERQLAVLVAQKNAAERQARAAGKQTSATSRQTTVANANIKARQAEIANAELNLSYTVITAPTDGRVSKVNAQPGQFLQAGQSLFSIISATEPWVVANFKETQLTKMKLGQKVLIHVDAYPEHQFEAKVASFSPATGARFALLPPDNASGNFVKVVQRLPVRIEFTKADDALIAQLRPGMNVLVDVELN
- a CDS encoding TetR/AcrR family transcriptional regulator encodes the protein MEYNAKQVQIIEVAERLFAKKGFAGTSVRDIAQEADVNVSMISYYFGSKEKLIEALFQLRMAESRSRLEMLLTDGELSPMQKINMLIDSVIDRLMGNQCFHNIMMREALTSERNAAISEHIMNLKLSNVALMQRLIQEGQEAGVFRDDIDMSLMSTTLYGTVNYAIATQDFYKKINNLESMNQEEFQKYLKRKLSQHLKSLFKSTVTNEHHNHN
- a CDS encoding zinc-dependent metalloprotease; this encodes MNASSTSRLLLAFLFILVSKVAVSQPNPPSCATNDSLAGVYLTKYAKLKDLTRARTSAGERLEYRLGIDINYATYQIYNGDKDRLTKEAHRFIQAASDIFEREINVKLTITYIQIWDKPEPYEFTNDFDYFYHVQSYWTANRFEERDAVVGFSCRGGWFYGGYRMCTSNFPVPDNSYIDVDLLSHELGHTLGSPHTHSCSWPGGPIDRCTNVEGSTSECEDGYPEYVNGSIMSYCRNVLSFHPLCRNLMRDYAEGKVDQTFQLGAFTEQPSAPTELTLRDPDANATATTPSFEWKAALRADRYRVQIAKDEAFNQIVEDTLVRQAHFQSRGQSQGSYFARYRPENDIKADAWSQNVRFTIAPFSENSLPPLLFNVRIVSEKNMTGFFYTSAGINDYEIELNDVNANQAYSRTFETRQGTQQSFSFLHEYEWYKPYSVRLRVRKNDVWSKWSTRFNLTQVWTHALSSANQVSKVSSRPVLTTILSKGTLHADPLFGYLEIATDDQFRNIVVRDSVVSNTLNSWFTSKMLYRPLLEENTSYYVRSRLKWAPKTFTEWSVSQLNTGFQDQRFEYLGTISPSLQNPGFTAMFRNRFYKAADRLFVHTIDAGYYESRDLKKWTGYTSSGTNGKSPNSLIFFGQAIDGNRYMMDQGQNILVKSGETYERYAPPTKFYTPGYTPWVITANSGVFFTTSDRGIGRFDQGNWYFYEQSTFGGNVFMAITNTPDDEVLAVTDQGNIWKFAKNNWSQHSFIPQGYQVAGIVFDNQKNAFAYGEFGVRQFNPGSNSWELIEAIPAQSIRKVIFDKNNRLWAASFSFVDNNTIYQSLINYKEGKANIYSDGLNILRENFDIEIFNDKLVLLTGGGELYTFEENKIQRFEAKAGYCAGEEITATITSNSSFSKSNNTTIAIRNIQTNITMSIPIENENGLIRFQLPDSLKKGTYAFRTFTSNPSIESNESQQFEVNAPTPINVSVEATGQFKKTLIVPTNADQNYQWQLNGTDIPGATQPTLVASENGDYRVVISNAGGCVNRSANISVDLDRPEEITLLQNTPNPAGNATEIAFYLPASVEINLEMFNLHGQNVMQLKKGSMKPGWHFAKVDANRLPNGIYIYRLKAGNTVKTLKMIK